GTGCTTCTGTTGTCCTGGTGTGAACCCACAGACAGcagccgcagcagcagcagcaccagggaGCGACTGAGCGCCAGGAGGAGGTCGCCTCCCCCCACAGGTCAACCCCACGAGGGTAGCAGCAGAGGAATAGGTGAGAAGAGAGGGTCTCTGTCTTCCCGCACATCTGTAATCTTCACTTCTCTATGCTCAATTCACCTGGAGAAAAACACCCGTCCTCCACAGACTCGCCCCACGCCAACCCACTGGTGGACAGATCCAAGACGGCGGCCAACGGTCAGGTAGACGACGGCGACTTTGGCGACGAGGAGCTGGGAGAAGACCTGCTGCCAGAGTAGCTGCTTTCTGTCGTCTCCTGAGAGAGGACACAACTGTCACGTTACCTATTTACTTCTTTCTAGTCATTTTGTACAtatcataaataaaactaaatattttctCTACTCAAGTTTCCAGGTTGTGATTCCCTGTgctgtagaaatatttttttgacaagACACCTGCTCAAACGCAGGATTTAGGAGGTTAAAGGCTTTAAATGCTGTCCTGAGTATCACAAAAGCTTCACATATATCTCCATGACATGAATTCGCAGCTCAAATCATATTAAATAACAGGAAGCTGGCCCCATGAGTGGGGGAATAGAAAAAACACGCTTCTAGTTGTCTCTGTAAATAATTCCTGTCCATCTGGGGTCCTTCGTCCTCAATATGGACGCTTCTTGATGAAATCGGAGCAGACAGGAGAGGTGGGACGGAGCTGGAATCACTTTTTAATAAGTGCAGGAGGCTCTGGTGTGAAGCCAGGAGGCAGCAGCAGAGCCAACAGCCTGGACTGCTCGTTTTACTGCCAGGGCTGGAGGGTTCTGTCCGTCCCGGCTCGTTCTGGATGCTGGATCTCAAACGTCTAAACTCGTTCCTGTCGGATTTGACgtcctaaaaacaaaacaaaaaaaacagacagttcGCTTCTGACTTCGGACGCGTCCTGCCAAAATGTTTCCCTGGCGGCGGTCCTCCGCCTCGGCTTCCGATCCAGGACTGCGGACTGTTTTCCTGCTGGCTCTCCAGAGCTTCCATCGCTTCACCGGATTATAACAGAAGGAAGTAACCTGTCAAAGAGACGAGGGACGAAGGCGGTCACTTTTCCTCTGGCCATCTAACCTACTTGTCATACTCAAAAAAGCGTAAAAACGCACGCGTCGTGCGTAAGAGGCACCTTTTTGACGCGCATTTTGGCACCGCGCCTCAGCGAGATGTTTGGGATCCGcgtcctgcagctcctggtTCTTGCTGTGCTGCTCCTGGACTGGACCGCCGGGGTGGGACGGGTACGAAAGAAGGCTAGCAGGGCCCGGTCCTGTCTGGATTTACCGGAGGAGGTCCTGGAGCAGATGTTCGGACGTCTCTCGGTCGGAGTGATGAGCGCCTTCCACCACGCGCTGCAGCTGGAGCCGCAGGACCAACTGAACCGGTCCTGCCCGATCACCGCTCGGTCCCTGACCGACAGGAAGACCCGCCTCCCAGTCAACCTACTCAGCATCTCCCCCTGGGCGTACAGGTTCGCGCGTGGAACCCCTTAAAAAAGATGTTATTTAAGAATGTTGAAAATGCactttttcctgtgtttttataCCTTTGCACTGTTTTTGCACTACTGTTCGCCTATGCATATATTGTAGTACTATTTTGCACTGTTTTTTGCACAGCCAGAGTCCTAGACTCAAAACAATTACTGCCAATTACTCTAAACATGtataaattcacatttcaaatgccaaaacaaaacttcatgagcaataagaaaattaattttcatgaaagccatgaaaaaacaaaacggtATTTGGAGTTTTCTTCCTTTAATCTGCTGATTATTTTTCATAACGTGCAATTATCATTAACCAGATGTTGGAAAGTTAAATTCAGGTGCTCCTTCGAAAAAGGACCAAAACTCTCAGACTTTGGGCATTTCCTGAACATTTTACAGCCATAATATCAAAATATGTTCAAGTCGCCATTTTTACCCTCAGTaggtaaaattaaaattcatgaaAACAGTTTAATTTGCAATCAcctcaaaaaactttattgatataATACAACCACTGTACATGGAAAGGCACGATCTTTGTTGTTCTTACTAATAAAGTTAAATATCAATATAACCCAGCATGCATTTCTCCATGTTGCAGGATCTCGTACAACCTGACCAGGTATCCCCGGTACATCCCGGAGGCTTACTGCCTGTGTAAAGGCTGCCTGATCGGGCCGCGCGGTGAGGAGAGCAGCCGGTACCGCAGCACCCCGGTCTACGCCCCCGCGGTCATCCTGAAGCGGACGGGCTCCTGTGTGGGGGGGCGCCATTCGTACACGGAGATCTACGTCTCCATCGCGGTGGGATGCACCTGCGTGCCGCAGGTGGAGAAGGAGCGAGGCGGCCAGAACGGCAACCTGAGCCTGGACCGAACCGAACCCAAAGCCCGAAGGCTCCCCCCGGGAAAGAAAGTATGAGGAAAGACCGAGTCCGAACACCTGATCCACGGTCCTCTGAAATGGAAAACTAGGATTATCCATCATTTACAAGCAAACCGATTGTAGTTCATTTGGTCCCTATTGATTCTGGACTTGTCATGACGTTATCCGGGTTTACACGTGAAACCGAGACACAAACCGAATCCACCACAGGAAACCGAACCTGTAATGAGTGTACGGGTCTGACTGGAAGACACGGAATTCAAaacagactgacacacacaccttcagattaaaatgaaattcaatttttttttgttcgtatttttaatttctgaaatCACTAACTTTGAATGTCAGTACAGTTTAGTGTGTAATTCTGCCAACGACCACAGAGACGCACAAATATTTCCTCCTTGGTAATAATTCAAATGTTTGGCGTAACATAGGCGTAagaaacggggggggggggggtattagaTTTTGATACCTTTAACTcacgtgcttttattttgaaagtattttcaaaattatcaataattatttcatcatttccaCAGTATTAtaagggtttgggttaggttaaGATTAGGTTATCAGCTGCACTAGAACACCCCACGAGTGTTCTACACATTTATATGGTGAAATGCTCCATACTCCCACCTCCTCGAGTTGTGTGAGCAATTTAAATTTGCATATTACTTAAGAAATCATGGCAATAAACAAAACGAAAGTAAACGTGAAATGTAAAGATAATGATTAAATCATGTTAACGGTTTAATTTGAACAATTATTATACTGTACCATATAATCTAGATGACTCCACAAATGCATTAGGTCTTGCACAACTGCATAATTATGGCCGTCAAGTGAATTCACAATACAGTAAAGGTATTTGACAGAAATCCAGAAAACTGTGGGAAGCGCTGTCGCCGCATAAGCAAGACGGTTGtgggttcgcgtcccgctctgcgcggagtttgcgtgttctcatcgtgtctgcgtgggttctttccgggttctccgactcaaacatgcgcttcaggttaattgtccgttccaaattgcctgtagtatgagagtgtgtgcgtgtttgtggagttttcccctgcctcacgccctcagtcagctgggataggctccagatccCCCCAcagccacagcggatgaagcagcagtagacgatgaatgaatgagaatgtGTGACCACCCTGCTCTGCTGGTTGTATAAGGAATGGCtctggatgaatggatgaatcaGTTGTGTATTTATTCCTGAGAATAATCAACCACACACAGAAGAAATGGAGAGTTGGTCGGGACACAGGCTCCAGCATCACCACAGCACaccagcttctctctgctgtagtGCGTATGTTGTTTAATTACAGTCACATCCAGTCACATGTACTGGTTTAGTAAATCACGACCAACTCAACCGAACTCCATACTgaggtgctctgctgccaccctctggtGGTTGTAGAGCATAGCAGGCACCCTCTAACACAAACGATGAACTAACAACAAATCCAACATAATGACTAACGTTCTAGGACATATTCTACATTCAAGGTGAACTGAAATATCATATGAAATATAAAGTCATGAAATTATCATGGAATATCACGATGATGCGCTTTAACTACGGGGGGCAAACACGAAGTAGGACTTAGattatatttaatagtcacaaCCGGAAGCAATTGACAATTTAACAACGtctaaattaatttgaatgtttttgtagttacccactaCGTCCAAAAGAGGGCACAACAATTACATatccttcaagaacgtagaatATCATTATCGATAGTCTCCCGAAATAACTATGTTGTGTATGTTAAACGGAATAGTTTAAcatacatcttcttcttttcctttcgccCTCTCCCTGCAGGGGtagccacagcaaatcagttgcctccatctaaccctgtcttttggtGATGTTGTATTTAAAGCATATCAGTGCTTGTGTTAATTTAATCGCGTATGGCAATGTACTGTTGCTGTTGTAGTTACTCAGCATGGCCACAAGAGGGTAGGAAATGTctttgatgagcaggaagtcgTTTGAGTACATCTACCCGAGCTCAGGGCTCGAATATAAATTCAGCATGCATATcttattttgcttgtattttctttcctttaaaagTGTTCTCTCTTTTCGTTACAGTTTTtaaggtaaagtagatgattgttcgtctgggAACTCCAATGTAAAAGTAAGACTTGAGTATAGATAGAAAGTGTAATACGACccttgaccacaggagggcactTTTTTAGCACACAGAAACTGCAGCCAGAAGGAATTGCACGACTTGCAGGTGGTGAAGCTACTTTGGCTACCTCTGTCAGGGACATCATTGCAGTCTTTACCGCTACTGTTGAACTTAGAGGAGTTACAGTCATGCAAATTACTAATTTTGAAGTTTGCATTGTTTACAAAATTGTAGTCGCTTTTAGCAGGGGGGACACACACGTATTTGTCCtgttgattaaaattattttgatagtcacaaccggaagctacagatccttcaagaacgtaTGTTTTTCACGGaataatttaacaaatataTAAAGCTAGGAAATTATTCGTTactaatatatttgttttaaggATTTTGGTAATGTTGTGCTCAAAGCACATCAGTACTTGTTTTACTTCAATTGCAAGGGCACAAACGCATTAGTTACGtcaattaaaaatacttttgatagtcacaaccgGAAGCTACTGCCAATCTAACATCGTGTAACTTTATCTAAATagttttgtagtaacccataatgtccacaagagggcctTTCAATTACACATCCTTCAAGAACGTAGCTTTTACGGAATAGTTTAACAGATACAACGCTAGGAAGTTCATCGTTACTTTTATATTTGTCATAAGGATTTTGGTGATGTTGTGCTCAAAGCATATCAGTACTTGTTTTACTTTAATTACAGGAGGGACAAACACGCATTATTTCCTTAGTCTATTAAgtattttgatagtcacaaccCGGAAGCTACAGATCTTTGAAGAATGTAGTTTTCTACGGAATAGTTTAACATATAAAGGCAGGAAATTAATCGTTACTATTATACTTGTCTTAAGGCTTTTGGTGATGTCGTACTTAAAACACCTCAGTATTTGTTTAACTATAATTGCTTGGCGAACAAGCACGCATTAGTTCCGtcgattaaattttttttaaagtcccaaccggaagctgtTTGACAATCTAACATCgtctaactttatttaaacgattttgtagtaacccattatgtccacaagagggcatagCCATTACATATCCTTCGAGAACGTAGTTTTTACGGAATAGTTTAACAGATATAACGCTAGAAAATCCATTGTTACTATTATATTTGTCATAAGGAGTTTGGTAATGTTGTGCTTAAAGCATATCAGTACTTGTTTTACTTTAATTACAGGAGGGGAAAAAACGCATTATTTCCTTAGtccattaaatattttgatagtcacaaccgGAAGCTACAGATCTTTGAAGAAAGTAGTTTTCTACGGaataatttaacaaatataAAGGCAGGAAATTCATCTTTACTATTATACTTGTCTTAAGTATTTCAGTGGTGTCGTACTTAAAGCACATCAGTACTTGTTTTACTTTGATTGCAGGAAGGACAAACACGCATTAGTTCCTTAGTCTatcaattattttgatagtcacaacccggaagctattgacaatCTAACGTCGTCTAACTTtatctaaatatttttgtagtaacccattatgtccacaagagggcatttCAATTACACATCCTTCAAGAACGTAGTTTTTACGGAATAGTTTAACAGATATAACGCTAGGAAATTCATCATTACTTTTATATTTGTCATAAGGCTTTTGGTGATGTCGTACTTAAAACACCTCAGTATTTGTTTAACTATAATTGCTTGGCGAACAAGCACGCATTAGTTCCgtcgattaaaaaaatgtaaaagtcccaaccggaagctgtTTGACAATCTAACATCGTCTAACTTTATTAAAACgattttgtagtaacccattctgtccacaagagggcatagCCATTACATATCCTTCGATAACGTAGTTTTCACGGAATAGTTTAACAGATACAACGCTAGGAAATTCATCGTTACTATTATATTTGTCATAAGGATTTTGGTAATGTGCTCAAAGCACATCAGTACTTGTTTTACTTCAATTGCAAGGGCACAAACGCATTAGTTACGTCgattaaaaatacttttgatagtcacaaccggaagctattgacgatctaacGTCGTCTAACTTtatctaaatatttttgtagtaacccattatgtccacaagagggcatttCAATTACACATCCTTCAAGAAAGTTTTTACGGAATAGTTTAAAAGATAAAACGCTAGGAAGTTCATCGTTACTTTTATATTTGTCATAAGGATTTTGGTGATTTTGTGCTCAAAGCATATCAGTACTTGTGTTACTTTAATTACAGGAGGGAAAAAACGCATTATTTCCTTAGtccattaaatattttgatagtcacaaccgGAAGCTACCGATCTTTGAAGAATGTAGTTTTCTACGGAATAGTTTAACAAATATAAAGGCAGGAAATTCATCGTTATTATTATACTTGTCTTAAGTATTTCGGTGGTGTCGTACTTAAAGCACATCAGTACTTGTTTTACTTTGATTGCAGGGGGACAAACACGCATTAGTTCCTTAGTCTatcaattattttgatagtcacaacccggaagctattgacaatCTAACGTCGTCTACCTTTACctaaatatttttgtagtaacccattatgtccacaagagggcatttCAATTACACATCCTTCAAGAACGTAGTTTTTACGGAATAGTTTAACAGATATAACGCTAGGAAATTCATCATTACTTTTATATTTGTCTTAAGGCTTTTGGTGATGTCGTACTTAAAACACCTCAGTATTTGTTTAACTATAATTGCTTGGCGAACAAGCACGCATTAGTTCCgtcgattaaaaaaatgtaaaagtcccaaccggaagctgtTTGACAATCTAACATCgtctaactttatttaaacgattttgtagtaacccattatgtccacaagagggcatagCCATTACATATCCTTCGATAACGTAGTTTTCACGGAATAGTTTAACAGATACAACGCTAGGAAATTCATCGTTActattatatttttcataaagaTTTTGGTAATGTTGTGCTCAAAGCACATCAGTACTTGTTTTACTTTAATTGCAGGGGGGGACAAACACGTAAAAGTTCCTTAGTctattaaatattttgatagtcacaaccgGAAGCTACAGATCTTTGAAGAATGTAGTTTTTTACGGAATAGTTTAACAAATATAAAGGCAGGAAATTCATCGTTACTATTATGTTTGTCTTAATGATTTTGGTGATGTTGCACTCAAAGCATATCAGTACTTGTGTTCCTTTAATTGCAAGGGAAACAAACACGAAttaattccatccatccaccctcaACCGCTTTTCCGGGggcaggtcgcgggggcaacagtctcaggagggatgcccatacttccctctccccagacacctcctccagctacTCCGGGGGGATCCTGAGGCGTTCCCCTCTCCTGGTGTCTGAAACACCAGGATGGGACACCAGAAGCCTTAAATCAGAAGCGGCTGATATTTCACTGCCACCATGAACGTGAAGTAATTTCTATCCAAAATTGAAGCAGG
This window of the Antennarius striatus isolate MH-2024 chromosome 12, ASM4005453v1, whole genome shotgun sequence genome carries:
- the il17d gene encoding interleukin-17D; amino-acid sequence: MFGIRVLQLLVLAVLLLDWTAGVGRVRKKASRARSCLDLPEEVLEQMFGRLSVGVMSAFHHALQLEPQDQLNRSCPITARSLTDRKTRLPVNLLSISPWAYRISYNLTRYPRYIPEAYCLCKGCLIGPRGEESSRYRSTPVYAPAVILKRTGSCVGGRHSYTEIYVSIAVGCTCVPQVEKERGGQNGNLSLDRTEPKARRLPPGKKV